The window CACAACTGAACCATTTGATTGTATTTTATTAGATGTAATGTTGCCAGAGCTGAACGGCATTGAAGTGTGTCGTAGAGTTCGCAAGCAAAGTGACGTACCAATTCTATTGTTGACTGCACGAGATGCAGTGATGGACCGCGTCGCAGGGTTAGATGCAGGTGCGGATGATTATATTGTGAAACCATTTGCCATTGAAGAATTACTTGCTAGAGTTCGGTCCATTTTGAGACGCGTTGGGCAAGTGAAATTGAGTGAACAGCTACAAGTCCGTGCGTTAATTATCGATACAGAGGCGTATGAGGTAATTTTTGAAGGGCATAAGCTTGAATTAACTCGGACAGAATATGATTTACTTAAACTTTTAGTGGAAAATTTAAACCGAGTTTGTACGAGGGAGCTTATTTTAGAAGCGGTTTGGGGGTTTGATAATGAAGTGGAAACAAATGTAGTGGATGTTTATATCCGACATCTTCGTTCGAAACTGCAAACAACGGAGGCGCCCTATATTGAAACTGTGCGAGGCG is drawn from Solibacillus sp. R5-41 and contains these coding sequences:
- a CDS encoding response regulator transcription factor, whose product is MKQKILVVEDEKNIARFLELELKHEQFEVTLAYDGRAGLELATTEPFDCILLDVMLPELNGIEVCRRVRKQSDVPILLLTARDAVMDRVAGLDAGADDYIVKPFAIEELLARVRSILRRVGQVKLSEQLQVRALIIDTEAYEVIFEGHKLELTRTEYDLLKLLVENLNRVCTRELILEAVWGFDNEVETNVVDVYIRHLRSKLQTTEAPYIETVRGVGYVVRG